A single window of Cataglyphis hispanica isolate Lineage 1 chromosome 2, ULB_Chis1_1.0, whole genome shotgun sequence DNA harbors:
- the LOC126856818 gene encoding mitochondrial carrier protein Rim2 isoform X2 has translation MLDRDTAIHLVAGGVAGTAGAIVTCPLEVVKTRLQSSSSGFHPPPVSKEFTSGHPTCKGSPTPEQRRRLCTGYPSHFVALSHFGVSTSPPNSSRHAPGIYQCLRYIIKNEGARGLFKGLGPNLIGVAPSRAIYFCAYSKSKVAFNAILPPDTPIVHVFSASCAGFTACTLTNPIWFVKTRLQLDHRSQKVTAIECMRRIYQKSGILGFYKGIVASYVGISETVIHFVIYEAVKAWLATHRSRASQADDRKTFRDFIEFMAAGSFSKTIASTVAYPHEVARTRLREEGTKYRTFWQTLSTVWTEEGTKGLYRGLGTQLIRQIPNTAIIMATYEAVVYVLTQHFRPVTVATSSTDAASEFYSEAKAKRQLA, from the exons ATGTTGGATCGCGACACGGCGATACATCTCGTCGCCGGAGG AGTGGCTGGTACAGCAGGAGCGATAGTAACTTGTCCGCTCGAAGTAGTAAAAACCCGATTGCAGTCGTCATCTTCCGGTTTTCATCCGCCGCCAGTAAGCAAAGAATTCACATCCGGTCATCCCACATGTAAGGGCTCGCCGACGCCTGAACAACGCAGGAGGCTATGCACTGGATATCccag CCACTTCGTGGCCCTCTCGCATTTTGGCGTTTCGACCTCGCCTCCGAATTCTTCCCGACACGCGCCAGGCATCTATCAGTGCTTAAGGTATATTATCAAGAATGAGGGAGCACGAGGATTATTCAAAGGTCTCGGTCCTAATCTCATCGGTGTGGCACCGTCCAGAGCTATCTATTTCTGTGCGTACTCGAAGAGCAAAGTTGCGTTCAACGCGATCCTACCTCCCGACACACCGATCGTTCATGTTTTCTCCGCGTCCTGCGCTG GTTTCACCGCATGTACATTGACAAATCCGATTTGGTTTGTAAAAACCAGACTACAGCTGGACCATCGATCACAAAAAGTCACAGCAATAGAATGCATGCGGAGGATATATCAAAAATCG GGTATTTTAGGATTCTATAAAGGCATCGTGGCGTCCTACGTAGGCATAAGTGAGACTGTGATACACTTTGTGATATACGAAGCGGTAAAAGCATGGCTAGCCACGCACAGGTCACGAGCTTCACAGGCAGACGACAGGAAGACGTTCCGCGACTTCATCGAATTTATGGCAGCGGGATCGTTTTCGAAAACGATAGCGTCAACCGTTGCCTATCCTCACg AAGTCGCAAGAACCCGATTACGAGAAGAAGGTACCAAATATCGCACTTTCTGGCAAACTCTGAGCACCGTGTGGACGGAGGAGGGCACAAAAGGTCTCTATCGCGGCCTCGGTACACAGTTGATTCGACAGATTCCGAACACCGCTATCATAATGGCAACGTACGAGGCGGTGGTATATGTGCTGACACAACACTTCCGGCCCGTTACAGTGGCGACATCCAGCACTGATGCGGCATCGGAATTTTACAGCGAAGCTAAGGCAAAAAGACAGTTGGCCTAG
- the LOC126856857 gene encoding RING finger protein 212B, producing MDSLICNKCFVSIRRGHQPYNITQCGHIFCQKCLQQVEKQCSQCQYTSPAYLSLKEPVMSKTISFFAPVIEIWDMLSKADMLRSNQIKITMQRFRELDEKYEKLKNQFYIDQRNFKILREKYMCLKKERENIEKKILHIQNVYKMQTVTPRTMKTPTDSYTISTHSSSSRYASESSDFLKLSNVTPMSMQSMDSKKHQTDADGFRVPSNRPKRGNLFFT from the exons ATGGAttcattaatttgcaataaatgttTCGTCTCGATACGTAGAGGACATCAACCGTACAATATTACGCAGTGCGGCCATATTTTTTGTCAGAAGTGTCTACAACaag tcgAAAAACAATGTTCACAATGCCAATATACGAGCCCcgcatatttatcattaaaagaaCCAGTGATGTCTAAAACAATCTCGTTTTTCGCTCCCGTCATCGAAATTTGGGATATGTTATCAAAAGCGGATATGTTGCGAAGCAATCAAATAAAGATAACAATGCAACGCTTTCGCGAACtt GACGAAAAGTatgagaaattgaaaaatcagtTTTATATCGACCaacgtaattttaaaatattgagagaGAAGTACATGTGTctcaagaaagagagagaaaacatcgaaaaaaagatattgcatATCCAAAATGTGTACAAAATGCAAACTGTAACACCCCGCACAATGAAGACGCCAACAGATTCCTATACTATTTCTACGCATTCGTCAAGTTCAAG ATATGCTTCAGAATCGTCGGATTTTCTGAAACTTTCTAATGTGACACCCATGTCTATGCAGTCAATGGATTCAAAAAAACATCAAACCGATGCCGATGGTTTTCGCGTACCCAGCAATCGACCAAAACGtggcaatcttttttttacatga
- the LOC126856711 gene encoding N-alpha-acetyltransferase 35, NatC auxiliary subunit produces MATMVEDQNSIDMNEDKDSSFDQVTHNWVDITQEFFEAITELELGELLHDELFGLFEAMSAIEMMDPKMDAGMLCNRGNNKPCTFTQAVDSGAIKLDNFTPAEIIGIIDSTYACIVSWLEGHSLAQTVFTNLYLHQPAQILDKPLKTFCYAVYKIIEIIKDCINKALVFEEEDFQSVTYGYRLQQDITEQKTISMLREVEEELHRKSRIKPVDVESETEYNDGIALYARIRFTKMFYQVLTLMGRKQQLQQNLSDCQRLLSNCSDMLHIMILTVGRGEKANEVSNHPNIMGFDPMVNQRLLPPTFPRYTKIKPRIDALEYLLELISRFKMVTKITNHTGFHAALDFFLEFSRQSPCILSRSMLQIVYLPTTNRVFGMHNFADVLKDAARNFIAPPVLMPKSTLLQNHQAKEYVDSFLSHCVSLFGSLLQLSGHNRARQRDKLAHLLEDFATLQDEAERVDGYLHSLSLKSDTPRPHLACFGTWILYHTLRVMVMYLLSGFELELYSVHEYHYIFWYLYEFLYGWLVSAITRADTFLMEQDVHNDTHKGRGGKKSSKNKKKKSTPRPYNLEILMYQALQNICGGYYKALVGFRMDGKIPLPEMQFDSERVRYEHRLLPFSSLLTPPPVHYQEFLDMTNAQMHKRNEKVTSEMQYIAGCRHFHQARNMLERALLLYPSNSLMENEINNLLKVAKTNFVVLKLLADGHKKDSKEPPLFDFSCHRHFPLIKIT; encoded by the exons ATGGCGACCATGGTGGAGGATCAGAATTCGATTGATATGAATGAGGATAAGGATTCGTC ATTCGACCAGGTCACGCACAATTGGGTGGACATCACTCAAGAGTTCTTCGAGGCGATCACAG AATTGGAACTGGGAGAATTGTTACATGATGAGCTGTTTGGGTTATTCGAAGCCATGTCTGCCATTGAGATGATGGATCCAAAGATGGATGCTGGCATGTTGTGCAATCGAGGGAACAACAAACCTTGCACTTTCACCCAGGCAGTTGATTCAGGCGCAATCAAATTAGACAATTTTACACCTGCCGAAATTATAGGAATAATAGATTCCACATATGCGTGTATAGTATCTTGGTTGGAGGGTCACAGTCTTGCGCAAACAGTTTTCACAAACTTGTACTTGCATCAACCCGCGCAAATACTAGATAAGCCTCTGAAGACTTTCTGTTATGCAgtgtacaaaataatagagataatCAAGGATTGCATTAATAAAGCTTTGGTATTTGAAGAGGAGGACTTCCAAAGCGTTACTTATGGCTATAGATTACAGCAAGACATTACAGAACAGAAAACTATATCGATGTTGCGAGAAGTGGAGGAAGAATTACATCGGAAAAGCAGAATAAAACCAGTTGATGTTGAATCTGAGACTGAg TATAATGATGGAATAGCCCTTTATGCAAGGATCCGATTCACcaaaatgttttatcaagTGTTAACATTGATGGGCCGAAAACAGCAACTACAACAGAATTTAAGTGATTGTCAgagattattatcaaattgttCCGATATGCTtcatattatgattttaacaGTGGGTCGTGGCGAAAAAGCTAATGAAGTtt ctAATCATCCGAATATTATGGGATTCGATCCTATGGTGAATCAAAGATTGTTGCCACCAACGTTCCCTCGGTATACGAAAATTAAGCCGAGGATAGATGCTTTGGAATATTTATTGGAATTAATAAGTAGATTCAAAATGGTTACAAAGATTACAAATCACACCGGATTTCACGCCGCTCTG GACTTTTTCTTAGAATTTTCGCGTCAGAGTCCGTGCATATTGTCTAGGTCTATGCTGCAAATCGTTTATTTGCCTACCACTAATCGTGTGTTTGGTATGCACAATTTCGCCGACGTGCTAAAAGATGCGGcgcgaaattttattgcacCACCAGTGTTGATGCCAAAGAGTACATTGCTTCAAAATCACCAGGCTAAGGAGTATGTCGATAGCTTTTTATCGCATTGTGTCAGTTTATTTGGAAGCTTATTACAGCTTAGTGGTCATAATAGGGCAAGGCAAAGAGATAAACTAGCGCATTTATTGGAGGATTTTGCGACACTGCAAGATGAA GCAGAGAGAGTCGATGGATATTTGCATTCTCTATCTTTAAAAAGTGATACGCCAAGACCTCACTTGGCTTGCTTTGGTACCTGGATTTTGTACCACACGCTACGTGTGATGGTTATGTATCTGTTAAGTGGCTTTGAGCTCGAGTTATATTCGGTACACGAATATCACTATATCTTTTGGTATCTATATGAATTTCTGTATGGTTGGCTCGTATCTGCGATTACACGAGCCGACACTTTTTTAATGGAGCAGGATGTACACAATGATACACATAAAGGCAGAGGCGGGAAGAAgagttctaaaaataaaaaaaagaaatcgactCCAAGACCATAcaatttggaaatattaatgtaccaggcattgcaaaatatatgtggcggatattataaa gCTTTAGTTGGTTTTCGCATGGATGGAAAAATACCGCTCCCAGAGATGCAGTTCGACTCGGAGCGAGTGAGATATGAACACAGATTATTACCATTCTCGTCTTTATTAACACCACCACCCGTTCATTATcaagaatttttagatatgACAAATGCTCAAATGCATAAGAGAAAT GAAAAAGTTACTAGCGAAATGCAGTATATCGCTGGTTGCCGACATTTTCATCAAGCTAGAAATATGTTAGAACGTGCATTATTGCTTTATCCATCAAATAGCTTAATGGAAAATGAA aTCAACAACTTATTGAAAGTAGCAAAAACTAATTTTGTGGTGCTAAAACTATTAGCTGATGGACACAAAAAAGACTCGAAAGAACCACCATTGTTCGATTTCTCTTGTCATAGGCATTTTCCTCTGATTAAAATAACCTAA
- the LOC126856818 gene encoding mitochondrial carrier protein Rim2 isoform X1, protein MLDRDTAIHLVAGGVAGTAGAIVTCPLEVVKTRLQSSSSGFHPPPVSKEFTSGHPTCKGSPTPEQRRRLCTGYPRYSSHFVALSHFGVSTSPPNSSRHAPGIYQCLRYIIKNEGARGLFKGLGPNLIGVAPSRAIYFCAYSKSKVAFNAILPPDTPIVHVFSASCAGFTACTLTNPIWFVKTRLQLDHRSQKVTAIECMRRIYQKSGILGFYKGIVASYVGISETVIHFVIYEAVKAWLATHRSRASQADDRKTFRDFIEFMAAGSFSKTIASTVAYPHEVARTRLREEGTKYRTFWQTLSTVWTEEGTKGLYRGLGTQLIRQIPNTAIIMATYEAVVYVLTQHFRPVTVATSSTDAASEFYSEAKAKRQLA, encoded by the exons ATGTTGGATCGCGACACGGCGATACATCTCGTCGCCGGAGG AGTGGCTGGTACAGCAGGAGCGATAGTAACTTGTCCGCTCGAAGTAGTAAAAACCCGATTGCAGTCGTCATCTTCCGGTTTTCATCCGCCGCCAGTAAGCAAAGAATTCACATCCGGTCATCCCACATGTAAGGGCTCGCCGACGCCTGAACAACGCAGGAGGCTATGCACTGGATATCccag ATATTCCAGCCACTTCGTGGCCCTCTCGCATTTTGGCGTTTCGACCTCGCCTCCGAATTCTTCCCGACACGCGCCAGGCATCTATCAGTGCTTAAGGTATATTATCAAGAATGAGGGAGCACGAGGATTATTCAAAGGTCTCGGTCCTAATCTCATCGGTGTGGCACCGTCCAGAGCTATCTATTTCTGTGCGTACTCGAAGAGCAAAGTTGCGTTCAACGCGATCCTACCTCCCGACACACCGATCGTTCATGTTTTCTCCGCGTCCTGCGCTG GTTTCACCGCATGTACATTGACAAATCCGATTTGGTTTGTAAAAACCAGACTACAGCTGGACCATCGATCACAAAAAGTCACAGCAATAGAATGCATGCGGAGGATATATCAAAAATCG GGTATTTTAGGATTCTATAAAGGCATCGTGGCGTCCTACGTAGGCATAAGTGAGACTGTGATACACTTTGTGATATACGAAGCGGTAAAAGCATGGCTAGCCACGCACAGGTCACGAGCTTCACAGGCAGACGACAGGAAGACGTTCCGCGACTTCATCGAATTTATGGCAGCGGGATCGTTTTCGAAAACGATAGCGTCAACCGTTGCCTATCCTCACg AAGTCGCAAGAACCCGATTACGAGAAGAAGGTACCAAATATCGCACTTTCTGGCAAACTCTGAGCACCGTGTGGACGGAGGAGGGCACAAAAGGTCTCTATCGCGGCCTCGGTACACAGTTGATTCGACAGATTCCGAACACCGCTATCATAATGGCAACGTACGAGGCGGTGGTATATGTGCTGACACAACACTTCCGGCCCGTTACAGTGGCGACATCCAGCACTGATGCGGCATCGGAATTTTACAGCGAAGCTAAGGCAAAAAGACAGTTGGCCTAG
- the LOC126856818 gene encoding mitochondrial carrier protein Rim2 isoform X3 yields MRSERKIHFVALSHFGVSTSPPNSSRHAPGIYQCLRYIIKNEGARGLFKGLGPNLIGVAPSRAIYFCAYSKSKVAFNAILPPDTPIVHVFSASCAGFTACTLTNPIWFVKTRLQLDHRSQKVTAIECMRRIYQKSGILGFYKGIVASYVGISETVIHFVIYEAVKAWLATHRSRASQADDRKTFRDFIEFMAAGSFSKTIASTVAYPHEVARTRLREEGTKYRTFWQTLSTVWTEEGTKGLYRGLGTQLIRQIPNTAIIMATYEAVVYVLTQHFRPVTVATSSTDAASEFYSEAKAKRQLA; encoded by the exons ATGCGGTCtgagagaaaaat CCACTTCGTGGCCCTCTCGCATTTTGGCGTTTCGACCTCGCCTCCGAATTCTTCCCGACACGCGCCAGGCATCTATCAGTGCTTAAGGTATATTATCAAGAATGAGGGAGCACGAGGATTATTCAAAGGTCTCGGTCCTAATCTCATCGGTGTGGCACCGTCCAGAGCTATCTATTTCTGTGCGTACTCGAAGAGCAAAGTTGCGTTCAACGCGATCCTACCTCCCGACACACCGATCGTTCATGTTTTCTCCGCGTCCTGCGCTG GTTTCACCGCATGTACATTGACAAATCCGATTTGGTTTGTAAAAACCAGACTACAGCTGGACCATCGATCACAAAAAGTCACAGCAATAGAATGCATGCGGAGGATATATCAAAAATCG GGTATTTTAGGATTCTATAAAGGCATCGTGGCGTCCTACGTAGGCATAAGTGAGACTGTGATACACTTTGTGATATACGAAGCGGTAAAAGCATGGCTAGCCACGCACAGGTCACGAGCTTCACAGGCAGACGACAGGAAGACGTTCCGCGACTTCATCGAATTTATGGCAGCGGGATCGTTTTCGAAAACGATAGCGTCAACCGTTGCCTATCCTCACg AAGTCGCAAGAACCCGATTACGAGAAGAAGGTACCAAATATCGCACTTTCTGGCAAACTCTGAGCACCGTGTGGACGGAGGAGGGCACAAAAGGTCTCTATCGCGGCCTCGGTACACAGTTGATTCGACAGATTCCGAACACCGCTATCATAATGGCAACGTACGAGGCGGTGGTATATGTGCTGACACAACACTTCCGGCCCGTTACAGTGGCGACATCCAGCACTGATGCGGCATCGGAATTTTACAGCGAAGCTAAGGCAAAAAGACAGTTGGCCTAG